Sequence from the Fusobacterium sp. IOR10 genome:
ATTAAAATATATTTAAATTCCGAAGGATATGAAATATTAGAAGCAGATAACGGTTTAAAAGCTTTAGAAATATTAGACAAGAATCCTGATATAGCTCTTATTATTTTGGATATCATGATGTCTAAATTAAATGGTTTTGATACTTGCGAAAAAATAAGAAAAAAATATACAATGCCTATAATTTTTCTAACTGCAAAAATGGGTGAATTTGATCAAATTTTAGGATTCTCGTCTGGTGGAGATGATTATATTATAAAACCCTTTACTCCAATAGATCTTTCTCTTAGAATTAAAGCTAATATTAGAAGGTATTTTAATTATTCCAAATTAGATATAGAGCAGCCTATAATTGAAATTGGTGATTTATGTATAAATACTAAGGCTCATGTTGTTACAAAAAATAAGGAACTTTTAAAATTAACTAAAACTGAATTTGGAATTCTTCAATTACTTCTAACTAACAGAGGCAGAATTTATAGTATTGAACAGATCTACGAATATGTTTGGAATGAAAATTGTATCATCAATGTAGATAATACTGTTTCTGTTCATATAAAAAAACTAAGAGATAAAATAGAAGACGATGGAAAAAATCCAAAATATATTAAAACTGTTTGGGGAGTTGGATATCGTGTGGATTAAAAAAATTTCTTATATCACAAATGATTCTTTAAAAGGATATTTAATTTCACGTTTTTTATTTTTTCTTATTCTAAATTTTTCAATTTTTGTAGCTTCAGAGCCTCTGGAAAATATAATTGTAAGTCATCACGTAGAAATTCAATTAAAAAAAGATATAAAAGAAATAGATCAAATTATAAATTCTATAAAAAATAAAATAGAAAAAAATAATTTAACCATCAGTGAATCTTTGAATATTAAAGAACTAAGCTCTCTTAAAAATTATAAAATATTATTCTTAAATTCTAAAAATTTTGATTTAAACAGTTTTGAACTTTTTACTGGAGTAGATTTAGAATATGCTGATTTATTTACTAAAAAATATCATATCCAGTTTAAAAATGAAAAAGGAACTCTTTATATTTTCCCTTCTAATATTCAAGATATTTTTGGATATTATGATATAATTATTTTAACAACCTTATTTTTAATTTTAATCATTGAGATGATTTTTGTTTTAAAAAAACCTCTTAATTATATAAAAGAAATTGAACAAGATATAAATAAAATTTCAAATGGAAACTTTGAACATCGAATTCCTTTAAGATATTCAAACGAACTTACAAAACTTTGTCAGACAGTCAATGAAGCTGCTGAACTTATTTTAAAAACTTTAGAAAATGAAAAAGAAAATGAAATAAAGCAAAGAAAACTAATTACAAATATGTCTCACGATTTAAGAACTCCTTTAACTTCTATTATAGGATATTTAAATTTAATTTCATTAGAAAATAAATTTACCAATGAAGAAAAAACAAAATATATAAGCGTAGCTTTAAATAATAGCTATAGATTAAATAGTTTAATCGATGAATTATTTTATTATTCCAAACTTATCAACACCGATCTTAAATTAAATTTTAATATTATAAATATTGGATTATTTTTAAACCAATACATTACTGAAGAAGTTTCTGATTTAAAAATAAATTTTGATTCTAAAAAAATATTTTTAAATCTTGATATCCCGCAAACTCAAAGAATACTCGATAACATATTCAGTAATATTAGAAAATACAAATCTA
This genomic interval carries:
- a CDS encoding response regulator transcription factor; protein product: MKLLIVDDDKDILNMIKIYLNSEGYEILEADNGLKALEILDKNPDIALIILDIMMSKLNGFDTCEKIRKKYTMPIIFLTAKMGEFDQILGFSSGGDDYIIKPFTPIDLSLRIKANIRRYFNYSKLDIEQPIIEIGDLCINTKAHVVTKNKELLKLTKTEFGILQLLLTNRGRIYSIEQIYEYVWNENCIINVDNTVSVHIKKLRDKIEDDGKNPKYIKTVWGVGYRVD
- a CDS encoding HAMP domain-containing sensor histidine kinase; translation: MWIKKISYITNDSLKGYLISRFLFFLILNFSIFVASEPLENIIVSHHVEIQLKKDIKEIDQIINSIKNKIEKNNLTISESLNIKELSSLKNYKILFLNSKNFDLNSFELFTGVDLEYADLFTKKYHIQFKNEKGTLYIFPSNIQDIFGYYDIIILTTLFLILIIEMIFVLKKPLNYIKEIEQDINKISNGNFEHRIPLRYSNELTKLCQTVNEAAELILKTLENEKENEIKQRKLITNMSHDLRTPLTSIIGYLNLISLENKFTNEEKTKYISVALNNSYRLNSLIDELFYYSKLINTDLKLNFNIINIGLFLNQYITEEVSDLKINFDSKKIFLNLDIPQTQRILDNIFSNIRKYKSKDSEITIKIIKKNNMAKIIFENDTEENLKNKVHLLFERLYVSKEERNDSSGLGLAIVKEIVKILKGNVYIEYENKLFKLILEFPIVNL